A window from Natronorubrum aibiense encodes these proteins:
- a CDS encoding PadR family transcriptional regulator → MYDLTAFQRDILYVIAGQGDPHGLAIKDELEEYYENEIHHGRLYPNLDDVVDKGLVEKNKVDRRTNSYTITARGRRELEARREWEDQYVGELLSSSE, encoded by the coding sequence ATGTACGATCTCACTGCATTCCAACGTGACATCTTGTACGTGATTGCTGGCCAGGGCGACCCACATGGCCTCGCGATCAAAGACGAACTCGAGGAATACTACGAGAACGAAATCCACCACGGACGACTGTATCCAAATCTCGATGACGTCGTCGACAAAGGACTCGTCGAGAAAAATAAAGTCGATCGTCGGACGAACTCCTACACGATCACAGCGCGTGGCCGACGCGAACTCGAGGCCCGGCGAGAGTGGGAAGATCAGTACGTCGGTGAGCTACTCTCGAGTTCGGAGTGA